From a single Leptospira ellinghausenii genomic region:
- a CDS encoding electron transfer flavoprotein subunit beta/FixA family protein, with the protein MKIVVLVKQVPDTETNIKVGDKSINEAGVKWIISPYDEFAIEEGIRIREKSGGEVIAVSLGPDRVVEALRTAYAMGVDRAVHVKVDDYVTFDSTYTSELLANFIKAENADVVIGGRQSIDTDSSQVVVQIAERLNVPHVAMALKLEFDGKKVTATREIEGGTEVVETSAPLAVTAQKGLNEPRYPSLKGIMSAKKKPVDVKKPEELGATGSKLEVVSLEPPPPRIAGRKLEAADAQGFASQLVKALREEAKVI; encoded by the coding sequence ATGAAAATTGTTGTTCTAGTAAAGCAGGTTCCGGATACGGAAACCAATATCAAGGTCGGTGACAAATCGATCAACGAAGCTGGCGTAAAATGGATCATCTCTCCTTATGATGAATTTGCAATCGAAGAGGGAATCAGAATTCGTGAAAAAAGCGGTGGAGAAGTCATCGCAGTGTCCCTCGGCCCGGACCGTGTCGTAGAAGCACTTCGCACTGCCTACGCTATGGGTGTGGACAGAGCCGTTCATGTAAAAGTGGATGACTATGTAACTTTTGACTCTACATACACTTCCGAACTTCTTGCCAATTTCATCAAAGCAGAAAATGCAGATGTAGTGATTGGTGGTCGTCAATCCATCGATACTGACAGCTCACAAGTTGTCGTACAAATTGCAGAGAGATTGAATGTCCCTCACGTAGCAATGGCTCTCAAACTCGAGTTTGATGGCAAAAAAGTAACAGCAACTCGCGAGATCGAAGGTGGAACTGAAGTGGTCGAAACTTCTGCTCCTCTTGCCGTGACTGCGCAAAAAGGTTTGAACGAACCAAGATACCCAAGTTTAAAAGGAATCATGTCTGCGAAGAAAAAACCAGTCGATGTGAAAAAACCAGAAGAACTTGGTGCTACTGGTTCCAAACTCGAAGTTGTTTCTCTTGAACCACCTCCTCCACGTATCGCTGGTCGAAAACTGGAAGCAGCAGATGCACAAGGTTTTGCATCTCAACTTGTAAAAGCTCTTCGCGAAGAAGCGAAGGTCATCTAA